AAGGTGGTGAACGTCGCTCCTAGTTATACTTCCCAAAAATGCAATATCTGCAAGCATATTAAAAAAACTTTTCGGCATAAGTCCAGGTTCCACTGTAAAGATTGCGGACATAAAACTCATGCCGATTTGAATGCTGCTAGAAATATTCGCGACGATTATTTTCTCTCCTCTACCCAAGGGACTCAGGAGCAGGGTTCGGTCAATAACCCGGATGTTTCAACCAGTCTTTCTGGTTAGTTACAAGCCCCATCCCAAGAGTGGGTGGGGCGGTTGACTGATGACGAACTTAATATCCGACAAATCGTGAAAGCTTGCCTGGAATCACTAGGAGGTTGGGAAGTAGTCTTAGCGGCTTCGGCTCAAGAGGGTTTAGTTAAGGCAGTTTCTGAGAAACCCGATGCCATTCTACTTGATGTGATGATGCCAGAGATGGATGGTTTGGTTCTGTTGCGACAGCTACAAGTCAATCCGGTAACTCAGTCAATCCCAGTGGTGTTTTTGACCGGAAGGCTGAGTTTGACCGAACCACAACGGTTTCAGCGGTTGGGGGTCAAAGGTTCGATCGCTAAACCTTTTAATTCTCTCACGCTGGTTCCCCAAATTGCTAACGCGCTCGGCTGGAACCTCCAAACCTAGTAAATCCTCAAAGGAAATTTGTAAACAATTTTTTCATAAATTTGCTAATTATTACAATTTAGACTATTCCTGACTCGACTGATTGCTTGCAAGGAAAAGCTCATCATTCTTGTCTATTCTGAGGTTCAGCCATTAGACATTCTTCTCAAAATATTTTTTTTACTAAACAAGAATTTTATTCCTCAAAATTTCCTCAAATTTGTTTCTTAAGCTCTCAAGTGTTGCGAACAGCCAAGGTAGTGAGGAAGTTCTTAATTCTTAACTACCTTGATTCTCATGACTCCTTCCCCTAGCGGCTAGGGAATAGCCACTCCCTAGAACTCTGTTTTCTGAGCATGGCTGATTATCCTAATTTTCTTTACCCTCGCTGCGATCGTCATGGCAATTATTCCCCCAGAAGATTTGGTGTTTATTGATGCTCTCAAAAATATGGTAAAATTTTTAGAAAGAGTGACTTACATTTGTGATTTACAAACAACTGGAGAGCTTTCTTTAGAAGATGCTTCTAAACAGATATATGAAGTCTATAAAAATTATCATGAAGATATCCAGATTGTACTTGAAAAAGGCCG
This DNA window, taken from Aerosakkonema funiforme FACHB-1375, encodes the following:
- a CDS encoding response regulator, which encodes MTDDELNIRQIVKACLESLGGWEVVLAASAQEGLVKAVSEKPDAILLDVMMPEMDGLVLLRQLQVNPVTQSIPVVFLTGRLSLTEPQRFQRLGVKGSIAKPFNSLTLVPQIANALGWNLQT
- a CDS encoding DUF7219 family protein yields the protein MAIIPPEDLVFIDALKNMVKFLERVTYICDLQTTGELSLEDASKQIYEVYKNYHEDIQIVLEKGRLPPNNSDI